cgtcccttcaccttctagtgtgtggtctggtcaacatcagtaTGGATAATTGGGGTTGCACTCTTTCTACCTGAATTTGCACGCGTGCCAACATCTCTAATGGCCTTGGCAGGGTACTCTGAGCTCTGGCAGTTTAGCGATTCAATAGGTTTATTATGCAATGGATGAGAaagctcctttttttttttatagatatatacaagagttgttacattcttgtacagccactagtacgcgtagcgtttcgggcaggtccctggaatacgatcccctgccgcgaagaagcgctttaaattattattaattaaacttTTGCTTTTATTACTTCTAGAAAGTGATAAGTGTATGGAACAGTCAAATGACTGAAACCATGAAGGCACGGACACTGAATATAGTAAACTATGATAGAAAATCTTGGAGGAAATTAGGGGAATGGGAGTATTGGAGTGGACGATCTTGATTTACAATCCATAGTGTTTCTATCCTCCAACATGGGCAGCAAAACTGGTGGCCGTATGGTATATTAGAATAAATACAAGATAACAGGGAATAAGAGTTCATCAGATATCAACTATATCAAGCGGTAAATAAAATAATCGTTATCACAAGCCATGCACATTAATAGTGGACTGCACTTTTTTGTAATGGCTGTAATTAAATGACATTCGCTTCATTCTCAAGCTTAAAAATGGCTTTCATATAGTTTAAAAGCATAACAATTGTTATCCTCTTACCATATCAAAAGGAAATTTATTtacaaatgcaggcgatgagtcacaataacgcggcaaaagtatgttgaccagaccacacactagaaggtgaagggacgacgacgtttcggtccgtcctgaaccattctcaagtcgattgagaatgaaccgtcgtcgtcgtcccttcactcatATAGAGATTCAATGAGCATTTTCTTGTGTATTTGGCAAGACTGTTTATCATATTGTACTATATATATAGTATGCATATCAACTAATTCCAGTCGCAAAAAGACAGCAATCTGAAGTTAAAAAAAaactcggtccgtcctggaccattctcaagtcgactgagaataaaacgtcgtcgtcccttcaccttctagtgtgtggtctggtcaacatttatttACAAACATTGCAGCCTGAACATTACAATCTTAGCTTGTATAGTTTGGGATAAATATAAAAATGTACTCTCATATTGTCACCCACTTTGCCAGGAGAACCTTCCTAGTGGAAAGGGTGAGTAGATTCTGGTGGTGTGACGCGAGCGCTTGACCAACGCAGCACACACTGAACACATTGAACAATAACCTGTTAATTTGCTGAACACATTGAACAATCTTGTTCAATGCTACATGAACCTTTGCTTCAATGGCTTCATGAATTTTTGTTTTAGTTAGAAAAAAAATCTTTACATTAAAATATACTTTTTAAAACATCAAAGTTCTTTCAAATTTATCATCATAAAATAGTTTACAACAGTCAATTTTATGGGAAAAACTGTATTAAATAGAGTGGCTTACCTCAGGAGAACAATTGGGTTGAGTTATGTACTGTGAGCACACACCGAGGGTGATATCAGAGTCATGGCAgatgtatgtagtagatatatgGGGTGATATTTTTAGGCTGGTACAGTCACTCACTGttaggtccactacagtagcctCACCATCTGTCAAGTCAAAAATTTGGATTAGGTTACATGTGACAATATTATTGGCAAAGCAACAAGAAATCAACCCccccttttatttttatttttttatggcttttatttatgcattttaaagtcttATTTACACActtaaaatgtatttttattttatatatactgtaccatCAGAGTAATATACATAAACTGATTGCTAATAATTCTAAATATTATACCTTCAAGTTCATTATTGGCAAAGAAACAAGAAACCAGCCCCCttttattttgattttttatGGTATTTATGCATTGAAAAGTCTTATTTACACActtaaaatgtatttttattttatatatactgtaccatAAGAGTAATATACATAAACTGATTGCTAATAATTCTAAATATTATACCTTCAAGTTCATTATCATCTATATTTTCAAGGGCTTCAACCTCAGATCCCATAGAACGATGTAAAGATGACGTGGATGAGACGCCTGAAGAACTGTGAACAGACTCGCAAGAAATGTTCTTGACAGCATGTTTATGACGGCCAAGTTTACCTTGATCATTTCCAAGTTCTCTAGAGGGCTGAGGACCTTGTCCATAGTTCCAGGACAAACGCTTGTGGATAGTCGCATCTTTAGCATCTTGTTTCTGCATGAAAAGGAATATTTTTGTTATTCAATGCTTTGGAATATATTTTTTATTGATCATAACATGAACTGAAGGCAAAGGAGCACCATCAAAATGTTATATATTTGAGATTTTATAATGCTATTTTTGCTACTTATACGTAAATTAAATATACTCAATTATTAGTTGAATTTAAAATACCTTTATGTAAAGTTTTATAACTAAATTCTGCTTTCTtgccctcccccctttttttaaGGAAATATCAAGCTTTTAATAGCTACTATAATGGGACATTTAAAGTAAGACCGCATATATAGTTTATTATTTTAAAACCTAACAGATCGTTCACAAAGtggaaaaaatggaaaaaaataaCTGAAAAATTCATTAACAACATAGGCTAATTTGAACCTTtttctatatacacacacacacacaactaggtgagtacacacacacactatatatatatacacatacacaatataaattgccatccacacttccgtggtaaTAAACATTCCATTTACCTGGATTGGACGGGTCTCGAACCGAGGGTCCCACCCGTGTGAGAGGCCGACACTATCAGCCATGGCTATGAGCAGTCTTAAAAAGAAACTTTGCGCATAAAACTGGAAACATTTCTTTATAAGACTGCTCATAGCAGAGTTGATAGTGTCGGCCTCACATGTGTGGGGTCCACAGTTCGAGACCAATACAGTCTAGGTGAATGGCACacatactatatacacacacacacacatactatatacatacatacatacaatacacacacaaacaatgcACATTCATACTATACAGACACACACTAAATaccgtacacacattatatacacaTACTATGTGTGTAAATACTTACAAcaattattgtattattataataatggtataattaataattattactcttctGCTGGGTTACAAAGGAAgcgggcctcgggtgaaagggggTTGTGACGATCCCTGTCTGGTACCCGTAGATGCGGGAGTCTGATGTCCTCCACCTTGGGCTTGTGTGGCCAaacctctgcttcaggaggctggggtggttcttccccGGCCCCGACCACAGCGGTCTCTGGGTTTagggtccctgtgccttcttttaccaacttcgaggtgaACTTCAGAGCTGGAGCCACTAGGGGTAGTTCGTTGTTgctttcaacctcgttctgacagttcctgtgacagcgctggaaccaatcgtattggggtttgcctttccattggagacttttggcGCTGTGGAGATGGGGGGACCtgttgcatgggtaacagcttctcctcccccctgtatcaacctaccctgactttgtgccctggagaggccactccagacctacACCCAGAATGcaactcaacccgttctcgcactttcttagtcaatattgacttattaaatacgtgtatatgtgacatactaaacataatagtttaccttgaaaagcttcatagaaaacaccgaccttaccttaccttcttattatgttaagataagcatcttattgcttcgtaattacaattattaattaacctatacctataataggttaagcacAATAAGTACAATTAAGTAATAATaagtacaattattacttaacctatacctataatatgttaagtaataattgtaattacgaagcaataagatgcttatcttaacatactaagaagcttaggtaaggtcggtgttttctatgaagcttttcaaggtaaactattatgtttagtatgtcacatatgcacgtatttaataagtcaatattgactatacaaaactgcgagaacgggttgtgcaactccatagtctcctgagactgatgaatgcctattactactactatcatGTACACAATATTCACACATACATTATACACTCATTTCACAGAAAACAATTTTTTCGGTGTAATGAATCAACTCTTTAGATTCTTTGCTATTCACCATCAACCATATCAATGATCTTACAACAATCTTTCACCAATACTGTTTGCACATATTCAAAAGAAATCTTCCATACAGGATTTTTTTAGTAACTTGAGATAAAGCCTGTAAAATGCTTAGCAAGAATCGACTATACAAACGAGTATAGATAATTAAAAGTGCAGTTATATCAATATATTTTATTCAATACCTTGATATCATCAATGGCTCCTGCAGTGTGATAACGTCTGTTATCCATTCTGTCAATGCGATACGTTCGACGTTGGCCTCTTGTTGCGTCATCCTGTTCCCCTTGATCAACATCTTGTGGAGATCCAACCATGGAAGTGACATGGCGGGACTTCAATAATGGAGGATTACGAGACTGTGGCACTGGTGCCGAGCGGCGAAGTGTCCGGGGAGAGGGAGGTGGGTAAGACACCCCTCTTGTGCATGGAGAAAGAGCTTTTGGGTTGCTACCATTGGTTCCAGGCACACGCAGAGAATTGGCAGATTCCACAGTGAGGTTTGGAAGAGACTGTCCGGTAGAATAGGGTGGTATCACACTCAGTGTATTGGGGGTCTTTGGGAATCCTGGACGGCGATCAGGTCGAGGGGATATAGCACCACTGCCGCCACTTTCCAGAGATCGTGTTCGCTGAATTTCCGGACCAGACTGGGCAACAGAATCGTCGCTGGAGGCACTAGACGCCCTCACGTCACTCATGTCAATACTTGGGTGATGCTGAGTAGCTGGAGAAGATTCATTTAGATCTATAGAGCCGGAGTGAGAATGCGCAAGACTTGAGACCCGAGATGCTCTGGAAGACCCTGGCCGAGGCGAACGGGGAACTAGGTGACCTACACAAGTCATATCATCGTATACCATCACATCTTGGGACTGTTGGGCCTCCTTGTACTGATCCTTGGCTCTCTTCAATGTATCATACCAGGTTCTTAGGGAGAAAAAAAGCAATTTGGTGTTTCTCATTCAGTAAAATACAGTAATGAATTACACAGCAATGAATATAGGGTGCATATACTTAATTATAACTGCTTATTGagagtaaaaaaaaattctttaaataggcaagtgatatttttaatatttaatcATTATAATTGCTTATATTTTGATAATTATAATTGCTTAttgagagtaaaaaaaaaatctttaaatagacaagtgatatttttaatatttaaataattttaataattaatCATTTTAATATTTAATCATAAAAAAG
The DNA window shown above is from Procambarus clarkii isolate CNS0578487 chromosome 6, FALCON_Pclarkii_2.0, whole genome shotgun sequence and carries:
- the LOC123753668 gene encoding pleckstrin homology domain-containing family G member 5 isoform X3, which translates into the protein MLEASRSTRQPLDPTLLTDAFYKFDELFHPYTRYCLEQSNCQLYCKEKDHDNEYFKMYLAWCETQKECNRLRLVDILVQPMQRLTKYSLLLKAILKKTNLEDHKLCLHDMITHVESFVSNVNSALRHKHEQERLRDIAKRIEAYEAVEARDDELERVVRNYSDLNLTQPMPGCPEHLPRHLLHHGDLRLRDPHTSKMDVHVFLFTDLLLITKVTQRKAEKVKIVRPPYHVERLVLVELKDNTSIGLVSINEWNVAVAAFTLQCPDQRTHRTWYDTLKRAKDQYKEAQQSQDVMVYDDMTCVGHLVPRSPRPGSSRASRVSSLAHSHSGSIDLNESSPATQHHPSIDMSDVRASSASSDDSVAQSGPEIQRTRSLESGGSGAISPRPDRRPGFPKTPNTLSVIPPYSTGQSLPNLTVESANSLRVPGTNGSNPKALSPCTRGVSYPPPSPRTLRRSAPVPQSRNPPLLKSRHVTSMVGSPQDVDQGEQDDATRGQRRTYRIDRMDNRRYHTAGAIDDIKKQDAKDATIHKRLSWNYGQGPQPSRELGNDQGKLGRHKHAVKNISCESVHSSSGVSSTSSLHRSMGSEVEALENIDDNELEDGEATVVDLTVSDCTSLKISPHISTTYICHDSDITLGVCSQYITQPNCSPECVLRWSSARVTPPESTHPFH
- the LOC123753668 gene encoding pleckstrin homology domain-containing family G member 5 isoform X1, which produces MLEASRSTRQPLDPTLLTDAFYKFDELFHPYTRYCLEQSNCQLYCKEKDHDNEYFKMYLAWCETQKECNRLRLVDILVQPMQRLTKYSLLLKAILKKTNLEDHKLCLHDMITHVESFVSNVNSALRHKHEQERLRDIAKRIEAYEAVEARDDELERVVRNYSDLNLTQPMPGCPEHLPRHLLHHGDLRLRDPHTSKMDVHVFLFTDLLLITKVTQRKAEKVKIVRPPYHVERLVLVELKDNTSIGLVSINEWNVAVAAFTLQCPDQRTHRTWYDTLKRAKDQYKEAQQSQDVMVYDDMTCVGHLVPRSPRPGSSRASRVSSLAHSHSGSIDLNESSPATQHHPSIDMSDVRASSASSDDSVAQSGPEIQRTRSLESGGSGAISPRPDRRPGFPKTPNTLSVIPPYSTGQSLPNLTVESANSLRVPGTNGSNPKALSPCTRGVSYPPPSPRTLRRSAPVPQSRNPPLLKSRHVTSMVGSPQDVDQGEQDDATRGQRRTYRIDRMDNRRYHTAGAIDDIKKQDAKDATIHKRLSWNYGQGPQPSRELGNDQGKLGRHKHAVKNISCESVHSSSGVSSTSSLHRSMGSEVEALENIDDNELEDGEATVVDLTVSDCTSLKISPHISTTYICHDSDITLGVCSQYITQPNCSPEPLEGCENLVKIDVSEIDPGISSVQITVTEGAAAPAATSSSSSNLSPTSPSESAPTKPEMMREILLNDASVEASDV